In the Kryptolebias marmoratus isolate JLee-2015 unplaced genomic scaffold, ASM164957v2 Scaffold269, whole genome shotgun sequence genome, TAACATGAAAGCACCACTTATCACTTGGATGATACTGGAAAAAGACTGTTCTTCCAAGGATACCGTGACCACTCTCATCTGGAACTCCTGGGCCAGGGCCATGATTAGCTCTGCTTCATTCAGTATTAGCCTCGTTGTTGATCGACTAAAAACTATTATGTAGtcgtctttattttctttatctttttcttgCTCAAAACTTTCCCCATCCTTCCAGGCCTCCTCTACCTTTGTGATGTTCATTTTATCCATGAGAGCCTTGGCAAACTGCCTAATTTCATTCCCTGACACCAAAATGTTGGCTTTGGGGCCTTGTGGTTGGACAAACCCATATTGGTACCAGGTAGTCATTTTGGATAAGCCAACATAAGATTTAGTAAAACACATTAGTTTTCCAAAGTTTCTCAGCTGTTCTTTAAGCAGTGGCTGCTTGCTGCTGAGAAATCGGTAGAGATCAAAGTGTGGCCCTTCACCCCATCCTTCCATAAACACAAGACGAGCCTCGTCATCCAAGTCTGAATACTGTTTCATGGTATAAAAGGCTGGGAGTAAGTCATCGTGAAATACATGCATTAGGTTATCGGGATTAAATCTGTTTAGGATTAGAGTTACATCTGGTACAAACACAGGCTTGGGCATAAACTTTAGAGCTGCAGCTGGGAGTTCTAAAAAGTTGAAGTATTGGGTGTTGTGatcctccacagaggacaaatcCAGCAGGGCAGGTTGGAAGCGCCTGGACCCAAGATTAGGCAGCATGACGGAGGAGTTGGAGTGGAAGAACACAAACTCCTCTGCCTCGGAGGAGTAGCACAGATAGTCAAAGCGGCAGATGCGGTCAGTGTGCATCTTGCCAGTGCAGACCATGCGGGTGCCATGTTCCTGAAGAGACTGCAGGGCAACGTGATAGTCAATGCGGGCCTGTGAGAGCTCCTGGGACTGTTGTGTCATGTGCaactcctcctccagcagagcAGCATGCTCACTTAGCTTGGAGTACTTCCAAAGAAGAGCTGCCACGACGGAGACCAGCAGACCATTAAGAAGTGCGCCCAGGCTCATCCTGCAGCCCGCCACAGAAGCCCGCATTGCTACCACTGTTACGAAC is a window encoding:
- the pomgnt2 gene encoding protein O-linked-mannose beta-1,4-N-acetylglucosaminyltransferase 2, yielding MRASVAGCRMSLGALLNGLLVSVVAALLWKYSKLSEHAALLEEELHMTQQSQELSQARIDYHVALQSLQEHGTRMVCTGKMHTDRICRFDYLCYSSEAEEFVFFHSNSSVMLPNLGSRRFQPALLDLSSVEDHNTQYFNFLELPAAALKFMPKPVFVPDVTLILNRFNPDNLMHVFHDDLLPAFYTMKQYSDLDDEARLVFMEGWGEGPHFDLYRFLSSKQPLLKEQLRNFGKLMCFTKSYVGLSKMTTWYQYGFVQPQGPKANILVSGNEIRQFAKALMDKMNITKVEEAWKDGESFEQEKDKENKDDYIIVFSRSTTRLILNEAELIMALAQEFQMRVVTVSLEEQSFSSIIQVISGAFMLVSMHGAQLITSLFLPRGATVVELFPFAVNPEQYTPYKTLTSLPGMELHYVSWRNTKEENTVTHPHRTWEQGGIAHLEKKEQERILASKVVPRHLCCRNPEWLFRIYQDTLVDIPSFLYVLREAMKTKPNLKKAKMASTVHPGQVREARCQTSVQTPNEAKLSVSWQIPWNLKYLKVREVKYEVWIQEQGENTYMPYILPQQNYTFSDNIKPFTTYLVWVRCIFNKNLLGPFADVLTCRT